The Pempheris klunzingeri isolate RE-2024b chromosome 1, fPemKlu1.hap1, whole genome shotgun sequence genome includes a region encoding these proteins:
- the pla2r1 gene encoding secretory phospholipase A2 receptor has translation MLMQSFRLICSVAAVATICATVLLARSCSCFTEEDDEVLEKNQLMEFYKKGLFILESEPLRRCITVDRSNLVLEDCERPTRRMLWKWVSRHRLFNLGTSTCLGLNVSDATQPLGTFECDMALPVLWWRCSGNMLYGASQWKVAVAGRLVVVKKNSYHVWKRYNTPSEGPCSYPYEEIHTLLGNAHGMPCALPFKYNNKWYFECTTEGREDHLQWCATTTRYDEAERWGFCPVQDFTCEHFWESNQELRACYQFNLYTILTWSQALSTCQAQGGNLLSITSLAEHRYIRDRLASVGVMVWIGLNHLKDGWGWQWSDGAPLSLVNFTTALPASPLQDNRQCGVYNSAYEGHWQSLSCESALPYICKKTPNDTRSAEPLENWQYIHTECADGWWPHNGFCYRLLPETEAGSWEESSRACGSQGANLTSLHSLSEVEMLLNLLANSSGESREVWIGLWKQVSSPTVEWSDGSPVTLTLWHQYHPPHNLTDTTLCAKVDRKEGNWLLVSCDERLPAVCRKESGDPRHPGPWDEGCPEGWKRHGHSCYMVTSHEQSYEDALMGYYCKAPLLTVENRFEQAFVNSLLSESAANSSLKYWIGLMDLQKMGEYSWLPHNGSSLPLTFTNWNKHQPVSAGGCVAMSGGPALGHWEVKNCKSQKALSVCKQSISGYHDVHVPEHHIDAYAPCPPGWESHSGLLLCFKVFHDEKVLMKRSWVEADFFCQALGAQLASFHHYEEQVFVKQLLSTMFEGTEGRWFWVGLNKRDPEHPGTWEWSDGTPVVTSFIEDKNEDDDRRDCAMYSDLTNALMPQPCDAKHEWICALSRGDKLKKPYWYTEQSEPWVFHRGAEYLLAKQPFDWDAVSLACQMMGAYLLSIHSRDELHFIKERLRRLSLGPTEWWIGLSIGQPGEEVRWSDKTEVDFQNWAEGSARGGPRKNTCVTMSSSSGKWSTSKCSDLHGYVCKRKTVSVVETPREPHYMGGCPEKWLYFGHKCLLLHLPGSPKEGKSWKDAQSICSLFEGSLVAIEDEIEQAYITMLLQGSSVGVWIGLRDEDTMKWTNGKPVSYTNWSPIEPKSYVTEDEWLSGFSDEPLCTVLSNNHNFHLTGKWYDEKCSESGYGFVCQKPQDTSKPPTHSYHHPLPDNIEYRSRSYKVVSGNMSWYDAMHMCIENDSHLVSVTDAYHQAFLTVLVNRLAVPHWIGLYSQDNGINYQWSDGSDTVYTHWDPADDDDDFVTGECVYMDVSGGWRRADCDKPLPGAICHVPPPSSKSFISYELACPSTWVKFGHGCYNFEPVVQKLTFEEAREHCRQKVNTSDVLTIESETENRFVLEQLWSSGFLHQNVWLGMYFNIDTDSMSWVDGSPMDYTNWPNKVPESKLLSAETCVTTRVVDGVWHMSRCNERLGFVCKTISDVITEVEVEPLNGLHHGIIPAAVLVAVLIFALLAGAMWFAYKRNASRFRGLPTLGSAYYRQTSSQATESDGNVLITDLEAHSGE, from the exons ATGTTAATGCAGTCGTTTCGTTTAATCTGCTCCGTGGCTGCTGTCGCGACCATTTGTGCAACTGTGTTGTTGGCGAGAAGCTGCTCGTGTTTCACCGAGGAGGACGATGAGGTCCTGGAGAAAAACCAGCTCATGGAGTTTTACA aaAAGGGTCTATTCATCCTGGAGAGCGAGCCGCTGAGACGCTGCATCACGGTGGATCGCTCTAACCTGGTGCTGGAGGACTGCGAGCGGCCCACGCGCCGCATGCTGTGGAAGTGGGTCTCCCGACACCGCCTCTTCAATCTGGGCACCAGCACGTGCCTGGGCCTCAACGTCTCGGACGCCACGCAGCCTCTCGGCACGTTCGAGTGCGACATGGCCCTCCCCGTGCTGTGGTGGCGCTGCAGTGGAAACATGCTGTACGGGGCGTCCCAGTGGAAGGTGGCTGTGGCCGGACGTTTGGTGGTGGTCAAGAAAAACTCCTATCATGTGTGGAAAAGGTACAACACGCCCAGCGAGGGGCCCTGCTCGTATCCATATGAAG AAATCCACACTTTGTTGGGAAATGCACATGGCATGCCCTGCGCTTTACCTtttaaatacaacaacaaatgGTACTTTGAGTGCACGACTGAGGGGCGCGAGGACCATCTTCAGTGGTGTGCTACCACCACTCGCTACGATGAGGCCGAAAGATGGGGCTTCTGTCCGGTGCAAG ATTTCACTTGCGAGCATTTCTGGGAGTCAAACCAGGAATTGCGGGCGTGTTACCAGTTCAACCTCTACACCATCCTAACCTGGAGCCAGGCACTGTCAACCTGCCAGGCTCAAGGTGGAAATCTGCTCAGCATCACCAGCCTGGCAGAGCACAGGTACATCAGAG ATCGACTTGCAAGTGTTGGAGTGATGGTGTGGATCGGGCTGAACCACCTGAAGGACGGGTGGGGGTGGCAGTGGTCTGATGGAGCACCTCTGTCATTGGTCAATTTCACCACAG CTCTGCCTGCCAGCCCGCTACAGGACAACAGGCAGTGCGGAGTTTACAACTCAGCCTACGAGGGTCACTGGCAGAGTCTTTCCTGTGAGTCTGCGCTGCCTTACATCTGTAAGAAGACGCCCAACGACACCCGGAGCGCCGAGCCACTTG aGAACTGGCAGTATATCCATACAGAGTGTGCTGATGGCTGGTGGCCTCATAATGGTTTCTGCTACCGGCTTCTGCCAGAGACAGAAGCGGGAAGCTGGGAGGAGTCTTCCCGGGCCTGCGGCTCCCAGGGGGCAAACCTCACCAGCCTGCACTCACTGTCTGAGGTGGAAATGCTGCTCAACCTCCTGGCTAACT CATCTGGGGAGAGTAGGGAGGTGTGGATCGGTCTCTGGAAACAGGTATCCTCGCCGACTGTGGAGTGGTCTGATGGCTCACCGGTGACGCTCACTCTCTGGCACCAGTATCACCCCCCTCACAACCTAACGGACACGACACTCTGCGCCAAAGTAGACAGGAAG GAAGGTAACTGGCTTTTGGTGTCATGTGATGAGcgtctgcctgctgtgtgtaGAAAGGAAAGCGGGGATCCTCGCCACCCTGGACCCTGGGATGAGGGCTGTCCTGAG GGCTGGAAGCGACACGGCCACTCCTGCTACATGGTGACAAGCCATGAGCAGAGCTATGAAGATGCACTAATGGGATATTACTGCAAGGCTCCTCTCCTTACTGTGGAAAACCG GTTCGAGCAGGCTTTCGTCAACAGTTTGCTGAGTGAGAGCGCAGCCAACAGTAGTTTGAAATACTGGATCGGCCTCATGGACCTGCAGAAGATGGGAGAGTACAGCTGGCTTCCTCACAAtggctcctctctgcctctcacctTCACAAACTGGAACAAACACCAGCCAG TCAGTGCTGGTGGCTGTGTTGCTATGTCAGGTGGCCCTGCTTTGGGTCACTGGGAGGTAAAAAACTGCAAGTCCCAGAAGGCCCTGTCAGTGTGCAAGCAGAGCATCAGCGGCTACCACGACGTCCACGTGCCAGAGCACCACATTGATGCCTACGCCCCCTGTCCTCCAGGGTGGGAATCACACtctgggctgctgctgtgtttcaag GTGTTCCATGACGAGAAAGTCCTGATGAAGCGCTCCTGGGTGGAAGCAGACTTCTTCTGCCAGGCCCTCGGGGCTCAGCTGGCCAGTTTCCACCACTATGAGGAGCAGGTGTTTGTCAAGCAGCTCCTCAGTACCATGTTTGAAGG aacagaGGGACGCTGGTTCTGGGTGGGTTTGAACAAAAGAGACCCTGAACATCCCGGAACCTGGGAATGGTCCGACGGAACTCCT GTGGTGACGTCCTTCATAGAGGACAAGAACGAGGATGATGACCGGAGGGACTGTGCTATGTACAGCGACCTGACCAACGCCCTAATGCCGCAGCCCTGTGACGCCAAACATGAGTGGATCTGCGCGCTGTCCAGAG GTGATAAACTGAAGAAACCCTACTGGTACACTGAGC AGAGCGAGCCCTGGGTGTTTCACCGCGGAGCTGAGTACCTGCTGGCGAAACAGCCCTTTGACTGGGACGCCGTCTCTCTGGCCTGTCAGATGATGGGTGCCTACCTGCTGTCCATTCACTCCAGAGACGAGCTGCACTTCATCAAGGAGCGCTTGCGGCGG ctcTCCCTGGGCCCGACTGAGTGGTGGATTGGCCTGTCCATTGGCCAGCCTGGAGAGGaggtcag GTGGAGCGACAAGACAGAGGTAGACTTTCAGAACTGGGCCGAGGGGAGTGCCAGAGGTGGCCCAAGGAAAAACACCTGTGTCACCATGTCGTCTTCATCAG GGAAGTGGTCGACGAGCAAGTGCAGCGATCTCCACGGCTACGTTTGCAAGAGAAAGACTGTGTCTGTGGTGGAGACTCCCAGAGAGCCGCACTATATGGGAGGATGTCCGGAGAAGTGGCTGTACTTTGGACACAag tgtCTCCTGCTTCACCTCCCTGGTAGTCCAAAGGAAGGAAAGAGTTGGAAAGATGCCCAATCCATCTGCTCCTTATTCGAAGGCTCGCTGGTCGCAATAGAAGACGAGATTGAACAAG CCTACATCACCATGTTGCTCCAGGGAAGCTCCGTAGGTGTGTGGATTGGTCTGCGGGATGAAGACACCATGAAATGGACCAATGGGAAACCAGTCAGCTACACCAATTGGTCTCCAATTGAACCGAAGAGCTATGTCACT GAGGACGAGTGGCTCAGTGGATTTTCTGATGAGCCATTGTGTACTGTTCTGTCCAACAACCACAACTTCCACCTGACAGGAAAGTGGTATGATGAGAAATGCAGCGAGAGTGGGTATGGCTTTGTTTGTCAAAAACCTCAAG ATACATCCAAACCCCCCACCCACTCCTATCACCACCCTCTCCCTGACAATATTGAGTACAGGAGCCGCAGCTACAAGGTTGTGTCTGGCAACATGAGCTGGTACGACGCGATGCATATGTGCATAGAGAATGATTCTCACCTAGTGAGCGTTACAGATGCCTACCACCAGGCTTTCCTTACTGTCCTTGTCAATAGATTGGCAGTCCCCCACTGGATTGGACTGTATAGTCAAGAC AATGGCATCAACTATCAGTGGTCAGATGGCAGCGACACAGTGTACACGCACTGGGACCCGGCCGATGACGATGACGACTTTGTGACgggagagtgtgtgtacatggatGTGAGCGGAGGCTGGCGGAGAGCTGACTGCGATAAACCACTACCAGGAGCCATTTGTCATGTCCCTCCACCAA GCAGTAAATCATTTATCTCATACGAGTTGGCGTGTCCCTCCACGTGGGTGAAATTTGGACATGGCTGTTACAACTTTGAGCCTGTGGTGCAGAAACTTACATTTGAAGAGGCGAGGGAGCACTGCAGGCAGAAAG TCAACACCTCAGATGTTCTGACCAttgagagtgagacagagaatCGTTTCGTTCTGGAGCAGCTGTGGTCGTCGGGGTTCCTTCACCAGAACGTGTGGTTGGGGATGTACTTCAACATTGACA CTGACTCCATGTCCTGGGTAGATGGTTCACCTATGGACTACACCAACTGGCCCAACAAAGTCCCAGAGTCCAAACTGCTGAGTGCAGAAACCTGTGTGACTACCAGGGTGGTTGATGGGGTTTGGCACATGTCACGGTGCAACGAGCGCCTAGGCTTCGTCTGCAAAACCATCTCAG ATGTAATTACTGAGGTGGAAGTGGAACCGCTAAACG gtttaCATCATGGTATCATCCCCGCTGCGGTGCTGGTGGCTGTGCTGATCTTTGCCCTGCTGGCAGGAGCGATGTGGTTCGCCTACAAGAGGAACGCTTCACGTTTTCGCGGGCTTCCAACTCTTGGCAGCGCTTATTACAGACAAACCAGCTCACAGGCTACAGAGTCGGATGGAAACGTGCTGATCACGGACCTGGAGGCTCACTCAGGAGAATAG